The Octadecabacter arcticus 238 genome contains a region encoding:
- the miaB gene encoding tRNA (N6-isopentenyl adenosine(37)-C2)-methylthiotransferase MiaB produces the protein MSDSDSNAGPPPKKLFIKTYGCQMNVYDSERMAESLGTQGYVTTDVAADADMILLNTCHIREKAAEKMYSELGRLKPLKADKPDLKIGVAGCVAQAEGAEIIRRQPMVDLVVGPQSYHRLPAMEQAVARGEKALDTDFPEDDKFDTLKSRSKAKRGPTAFLTVQEGCDKFCAFCVVPYTRGAEFSRPADRIIREAHELVEAGVREITLLGQNVNAYHGHAGGLAGLIWDLDKVDGLKRIRFTTSHPNDMDDALIDAHGTCDKLMPYLHLPVQSGSDKVLKAMNRKHTRDQYFALIERIRAARPDLLLSGDFIVGFPGETEADFEDTMDLVRTVGYGQAYSFKYSTRPGTPAAERAQVDEDVKLERLHRLQALLGDQQRAIQASMIGRTVKVLFEKKGRESGQMIGKSEYLHAVFADTTDVAIGDLRKVKIVKSESNSLGGEIC, from the coding sequence ATGTCCGACTCTGACTCCAACGCTGGCCCGCCGCCAAAGAAGCTGTTTATCAAAACCTATGGCTGCCAAATGAACGTTTATGACAGTGAACGTATGGCTGAAAGCCTTGGCACACAGGGGTATGTGACAACGGACGTGGCAGCGGATGCGGACATGATCCTGCTGAACACCTGCCACATTCGTGAAAAAGCCGCCGAAAAGATGTATTCTGAACTTGGGCGCTTGAAGCCGCTTAAGGCCGACAAGCCGGACCTGAAAATTGGCGTGGCAGGATGTGTGGCGCAGGCTGAGGGTGCAGAAATTATACGTCGCCAGCCTATGGTTGATCTGGTCGTCGGGCCGCAAAGCTATCACCGCTTGCCCGCGATGGAGCAGGCTGTGGCGCGCGGGGAAAAGGCGCTGGACACGGATTTCCCCGAAGATGATAAATTCGATACGCTGAAATCACGATCCAAAGCCAAGCGTGGACCGACTGCATTTTTGACTGTGCAAGAAGGCTGCGACAAGTTTTGTGCGTTTTGCGTGGTGCCCTATACGCGCGGAGCCGAATTTAGCCGTCCGGCGGATCGTATCATCCGTGAAGCGCACGAACTGGTTGAAGCTGGCGTGCGCGAGATCACGTTGCTGGGCCAGAACGTCAACGCCTATCACGGGCACGCGGGCGGACTGGCGGGATTGATCTGGGACCTCGATAAGGTTGACGGGCTGAAGCGAATCCGGTTCACCACCAGCCACCCCAACGACATGGATGATGCGCTGATAGACGCCCATGGCACATGCGACAAGTTGATGCCCTATCTGCATTTGCCAGTGCAATCAGGGTCGGACAAAGTGCTGAAGGCGATGAACCGCAAGCACACGCGCGACCAGTATTTCGCGCTGATCGAACGGATTCGCGCAGCGCGGCCTGATTTGTTGTTGTCGGGCGATTTCATTGTCGGCTTCCCCGGTGAGACCGAGGCTGATTTCGAGGATACGATGGATTTGGTACGCACGGTTGGTTACGGGCAGGCTTATTCGTTCAAATATTCTACCCGCCCGGGCACGCCTGCTGCTGAACGTGCGCAGGTCGATGAGGACGTAAAGCTGGAGCGTTTGCATCGGCTTCAGGCGCTGCTTGGGGATCAGCAACGCGCGATTCAGGCATCAATGATCGGGCGCACGGTGAAGGTGTTGTTCGAAAAGAAGGGTCGCGAGTCGGGGCAGATGATCGGTAAATCCGAGTACCTACACGCTGTTTTTGCGGACACAACAGATGTGGCAATCGGCGATTTGCGCAAGGTAAAGATCGTGAAATCCGAAAGTAATTCACTTGGCGGCGAAATCTGCTGA
- a CDS encoding ISL3 family transposase: protein MTIDISQHILRLKGQRVNEIELAEDCAKVIVQCSRDARRSAIDPATGKKGSINQHIRRQVNDIPFFGYPCVIEIELAQVFISKGERRIEACPFVDKGCRFTHRFCHLISGLCRHLSILAVSRHLGIRWETVKNIDKAYLMETLPALDPAQLAGLEYIGVDEVARAKGHDYMTVVYDMVGGHLIWVEAGRTAEVFSRFLKQLRPDTAHKIKAVSMDMGPAYQKAVRESLPMADIVFDRFHVMKNYSKAIHNQRRLEFRKADQSGKELMKGTHYLLLKNADKLNEKQSNKLQTLLESNSNLNTLYVLKEQLQALWSAPSFEGMSEQLENWCLIADQSHMLYLKKFAKSLRKHCVGICNYAKHKLTSARIEAGNVSIGMIRKRARGIRDTEYFKLKIRQSSIPDNQSMFYLKS, encoded by the coding sequence ATGACCATCGACATCTCGCAACATATTTTACGCCTGAAGGGGCAACGTGTAAATGAAATTGAGCTGGCTGAAGACTGTGCGAAGGTTATTGTTCAGTGCAGTCGGGATGCCCGCAGGAGCGCTATAGACCCTGCAACCGGCAAGAAGGGTAGCATCAACCAACATATTCGCCGACAAGTAAACGACATCCCGTTTTTTGGGTATCCTTGTGTGATTGAGATTGAGCTAGCGCAGGTTTTTATTAGCAAGGGTGAGCGCCGCATTGAGGCGTGTCCTTTTGTTGATAAAGGGTGCCGTTTCACCCATCGATTTTGCCATCTTATCAGTGGATTGTGCCGTCATTTATCCATTCTGGCTGTCTCCAGGCATTTAGGTATACGATGGGAGACGGTAAAGAATATCGACAAGGCATACCTGATGGAAACGCTCCCTGCGCTTGATCCCGCACAGCTTGCTGGCTTGGAATACATTGGTGTCGATGAAGTGGCCCGGGCGAAAGGTCATGACTATATGACGGTGGTCTACGATATGGTCGGAGGGCATCTGATCTGGGTGGAAGCCGGTCGAACTGCCGAAGTTTTTTCAAGGTTTTTGAAACAGCTGCGGCCAGATACAGCCCATAAAATAAAGGCCGTGTCGATGGATATGGGGCCTGCCTACCAAAAGGCTGTCAGGGAGTCCTTGCCGATGGCCGACATCGTATTTGACCGTTTCCACGTCATGAAAAACTACAGCAAGGCTATCCATAATCAGCGTCGCCTTGAGTTCAGGAAGGCCGATCAAAGTGGTAAAGAGTTGATGAAGGGCACGCATTATCTGTTGCTCAAAAATGCGGATAAGTTGAATGAAAAACAAAGTAACAAGCTGCAAACGTTGCTGGAGAGCAATAGCAACCTGAATACGCTTTACGTCTTAAAAGAACAGCTTCAGGCTCTGTGGAGCGCCCCATCATTTGAGGGGATGTCAGAGCAACTGGAAAATTGGTGCCTGATCGCAGATCAGTCACACATGCTCTATCTGAAAAAGTTCGCAAAATCCCTAAGAAAACATTGTGTGGGCATATGCAACTACGCGAAACACAAGCTGACAAGCGCCAGGATAGAGGCTGGTAATGTCAGTATAGGAATGATCCGCAAACGAGCCAGGGGCATCAGGGATACCGAATACTTCAAACTCAAAATTAGACAATCATCCATCCCAGATAATCAATCTATGTTCTATTTGAAATCCTAG
- the irrA gene encoding iron response transcriptional regulator IrrA has protein sequence MMNQHAHSGQTERSTDWLSGAGLRPTRQRMALAGLLVGDGRDRHVTAESLFDAAANTGEKVSLATVYNTLRAFCDAGLLREITVDGSKSYFDTNMTDHPHFYWEDEHRLSDAPADQLEIARVPDAPAGAEIASVDVVIRLRRS, from the coding sequence ATGATGAATCAGCACGCACACAGCGGCCAAACGGAACGCAGCACAGATTGGCTGTCAGGGGCTGGATTGCGCCCGACGCGCCAGCGCATGGCGTTGGCGGGTTTGCTGGTCGGGGACGGGCGTGACCGCCATGTCACCGCCGAGAGCCTGTTTGACGCGGCGGCCAACACTGGCGAAAAGGTGTCGCTGGCGACGGTTTACAATACCTTGCGCGCGTTTTGCGATGCGGGGCTGTTGCGAGAGATCACGGTGGATGGATCGAAAAGTTATTTTGACACCAATATGACAGATCATCCGCATTTCTATTGGGAAGACGAGCACCGCCTGAGCGATGCGCCAGCCGATCAGCTTGAAATTGCGCGGGTGCCGGATGCGCCTGCGGGTGCTGAAATTGCATCGGTGGATGTGGTGATCCGGTTGCGACGCAGCTAA
- the fabA gene encoding bifunctional 3-hydroxydecanoyl-ACP dehydratase/trans-2-decenoyl-ACP isomerase, translating to MSQYPTSFDRDDLLKCAKGELFGEGNAQLPEPPMLMMDRITEISGDGGAHGKGHVIAEFDIKPDLWFFDCHFPGNPIMPGCLGLDGLWQLTGFNLGWRGWQGRGYALGVGEVKLTGMVRPDRKMLTYKIDFTKAIQTRRLTMGVADGIVEADGEVIYIVKDMKVALSES from the coding sequence ATGTCGCAATATCCAACCAGCTTTGATCGTGACGACCTGCTAAAATGCGCCAAAGGCGAGCTTTTTGGCGAAGGCAACGCCCAGCTGCCCGAACCCCCGATGTTGATGATGGACCGCATTACCGAAATTTCCGGTGATGGCGGCGCACATGGCAAAGGCCACGTGATTGCGGAATTCGACATCAAACCTGATCTGTGGTTTTTTGATTGCCACTTTCCCGGCAACCCGATCATGCCCGGCTGCCTTGGCCTTGACGGTCTGTGGCAACTCACCGGTTTCAACCTCGGCTGGCGTGGCTGGCAAGGGCGCGGATATGCGCTTGGCGTTGGCGAAGTGAAACTGACCGGCATGGTGCGCCCTGATCGCAAAATGCTGACCTACAAAATCGATTTCACCAAAGCCATCCAGACCCGCCGCCTGACTATGGGCGTCGCCGACGGCATTGTTGAGGCTGACGGTGAAGTCATCTACATCGTCAAAGACATGAAGGTCGCGCTCAGCGAGAGTTGA
- a CDS encoding EthD family reductase produces MLAHKLKIQTEPPLAMRRSESQAQNRQVNSGAGVYKEEKMTVSLQVFYPTENNTTFDHAYYDTKHIAIVDEHMTPHTESVQIVKGLAGGSDMPAGFHTVATMIFKDQAALDSALAAAGPALEDIPNFFSGQPQMLIGKVQE; encoded by the coding sequence TTGCTTGCTCATAAACTCAAAATACAGACTGAACCGCCTTTGGCCATGCGACGAAGTGAATCGCAGGCCCAAAATCGTCAGGTCAATTCAGGCGCAGGAGTATATAAGGAAGAAAAAATGACTGTTTCACTTCAAGTTTTCTATCCCACAGAAAATAATACCACCTTTGATCACGCGTATTATGACACCAAACACATCGCGATTGTTGACGAACACATGACCCCGCACACCGAAAGCGTCCAGATTGTTAAAGGGTTGGCTGGCGGCTCGGATATGCCTGCCGGCTTTCATACAGTTGCAACGATGATTTTCAAAGATCAGGCGGCACTGGATTCAGCACTTGCCGCGGCAGGGCCTGCCTTGGAAGACATCCCGAATTTTTTCAGTGGGCAACCGCAGATGCTGATTGGGAAAGTGCAAGAATAA
- a CDS encoding IS630 family transposase → MSKQYKTVSLSDEQRIALEALCRRRKVDALVWKRARAFLLLDAGEDAGTVCRILDIGPTVLTEWRFAFAGAGLSFFGLKDYSQRQGHLSVVQEQAVRAHFTAQPARNADEVCAYVLAECDQNYSTSGAAKLMRRLGFAYKKPQLLPAQADEAKQAAFIAKYEALMNGLAADEMVVFSDAVHPEHQSRPAHGWFPKGQKTALKATSGRKRLNIQGALDLETFQFTFVEGEKINAQTTRQMLEKLERNNQTKTAIHVFVDNARYHHAKILQPWLDSPERRVKLHFLPAYAPHLNPIERLWGVMHKWVTHNRHYATFNQFTEAIFDFFRKTLPEKWPEFRDTVTDNFRVISLKEYKVI, encoded by the coding sequence ATGAGCAAGCAATACAAAACAGTCTCCTTATCCGACGAGCAGCGCATAGCACTTGAAGCGCTTTGCCGCCGCCGCAAAGTTGACGCCCTTGTTTGGAAACGGGCGCGCGCGTTTCTTCTTTTGGACGCAGGAGAAGACGCCGGAACGGTTTGCCGGATTTTGGATATTGGCCCGACAGTTTTGACGGAGTGGCGATTTGCCTTTGCCGGTGCGGGACTATCGTTTTTCGGTCTGAAGGACTACAGCCAGCGTCAGGGTCATTTGTCCGTCGTGCAAGAGCAGGCGGTGAGAGCCCATTTCACCGCGCAGCCTGCCCGCAATGCCGATGAGGTCTGTGCCTATGTTCTAGCCGAGTGCGACCAAAACTACAGCACGTCGGGAGCCGCCAAGCTGATGCGCCGCCTGGGGTTCGCGTATAAGAAACCACAATTGCTGCCTGCACAGGCCGATGAAGCCAAGCAGGCTGCGTTTATTGCCAAATATGAGGCCCTGATGAACGGGTTGGCCGCAGATGAGATGGTTGTCTTTTCGGACGCTGTCCACCCCGAACACCAGAGCCGCCCCGCCCATGGTTGGTTCCCCAAGGGACAAAAGACGGCCCTGAAGGCGACATCAGGGCGCAAGCGGCTCAACATTCAGGGCGCGCTTGACCTTGAGACTTTCCAGTTCACCTTTGTGGAAGGCGAGAAGATCAATGCCCAGACAACCCGACAGATGCTGGAAAAGTTGGAACGCAACAACCAAACCAAGACGGCCATCCACGTCTTTGTCGACAATGCCCGCTATCATCATGCCAAGATACTACAGCCATGGCTGGACAGCCCAGAACGTCGGGTGAAGTTGCATTTCTTGCCAGCATATGCCCCGCACCTCAACCCGATCGAGCGTCTTTGGGGTGTTATGCACAAATGGGTCACCCACAATCGGCACTATGCAACGTTCAACCAATTCACAGAGGCCATTTTCGACTTCTTCCGCAAGACCCTGCCAGAAAAATGGCCAGAGTTCCGCGACACCGTCACCGACAACTTCCGCGTCATATCGCTCAAGGAATACAAAGTGATTTGA
- a CDS encoding beta-ketoacyl synthase N-terminal-like domain-containing protein: protein MRRVVITGMGIVSPIGNNVAEVDANLRAGKSGVVASEEMKEHGFRSQIAGTLKLDVSEHVDKRTLRFMGPGAAYAHIAMGQAIADAGLSEDDVVNPMTGLIAGSGGPSTSAMFAAHQIVLKTGATKRIGPFAVPKTMSSTVSANLATAYKIKGMNFSITSACSTSLHCIGMAAQQIALGTQDIMFGGGGEELDWTLSCLFDAMGAMSSKYNDTPEKASRAFDANRDGFVIAGGGAMLVLESLDGALARGAKIYAEVTGFAATSDGADMVAPSGEGGERAMRGALKTLPEGRKISYINAHGTSTPVGDVGEVEAVRRVFGTGSTPPISSTKSMTGHSQGATGAHEAIYCLLALQSDYIIPSINIETLDPTINAGEIATSLVENAGLDTVMTNSFGFGGTNGSMLLSKYEG from the coding sequence ATGCGCCGTGTCGTGATCACAGGGATGGGGATTGTCTCCCCCATCGGAAACAACGTAGCCGAAGTAGATGCAAATCTGCGTGCCGGAAAATCCGGTGTCGTCGCGTCTGAGGAAATGAAAGAACACGGGTTCCGCAGCCAGATCGCGGGCACGCTCAAACTTGATGTGTCCGAGCATGTGGACAAGCGCACATTGCGCTTCATGGGTCCCGGTGCTGCATACGCCCACATCGCCATGGGTCAGGCGATTGCGGATGCAGGATTGTCCGAAGACGACGTCGTGAACCCGATGACGGGCCTCATCGCAGGCTCCGGCGGGCCAAGCACATCCGCCATGTTCGCCGCGCATCAGATCGTTCTCAAAACCGGCGCAACCAAACGCATCGGCCCGTTCGCAGTGCCTAAAACCATGTCCTCGACCGTGTCCGCGAACCTTGCGACGGCGTATAAAATTAAAGGCATGAACTTCTCGATCACCTCGGCCTGTTCCACGTCGCTGCATTGTATCGGCATGGCGGCCCAGCAGATCGCCCTTGGCACGCAAGACATCATGTTCGGCGGCGGCGGCGAAGAACTGGATTGGACCCTGTCCTGCCTGTTTGACGCCATGGGCGCGATGAGTTCCAAATATAACGACACCCCTGAAAAAGCCTCGCGCGCATTCGACGCCAACCGCGACGGTTTCGTCATCGCTGGCGGCGGCGCGATGTTGGTGCTGGAATCACTGGACGGCGCGCTCGCCCGCGGCGCGAAAATCTATGCCGAAGTCACAGGTTTCGCAGCCACATCCGACGGTGCCGACATGGTCGCGCCAAGCGGTGAAGGCGGCGAACGCGCCATGCGCGGTGCGCTGAAAACCCTGCCCGAAGGTCGCAAAATCAGCTACATCAACGCCCACGGCACCTCCACACCCGTCGGCGACGTGGGCGAGGTCGAGGCCGTGCGTCGTGTATTCGGAACCGGATCGACGCCCCCGATCAGCTCAACAAAATCAATGACCGGCCACTCCCAAGGTGCGACAGGCGCCCATGAAGCGATCTATTGCCTGCTGGCCCTACAAAGTGATTACATCATCCCGAGCATCAATATCGAAACGCTGGATCCAACCATAAACGCCGGCGAAATCGCCACGTCCTTGGTCGAAAACGCCGGACTTGATACCGTCATGACGAACTCGTTCGGGTTTGGTGGCACCAACGGCTCCATGCTGTTGTCAAAGTATGAGGGCTAG
- a CDS encoding enoyl-ACP reductase FabI: MTIDMNGKRGLIMGVANNRSIAWGIASAMHKAGAELAFSYQGESLLKRVGPLAESVGSDTLVEADVMDDASLDRCFATLKEKWGKIDFLVHAIAYSDKNELTGRVSDTSRANFNTTMAISCFSFIDVARRAAEIMPDGGTLLTLTYQGSHGVTPNYNVMGVAKAALESATMYLAADLGPQQIRVNAISPGPMKTLAGAAIAGARRTFRYAEQNSPLRHNATLDAVGGTAVYLASDAGACTTGEIIHVDSGLHTIMMPPLENLG; the protein is encoded by the coding sequence ATGACCATCGATATGAACGGCAAACGCGGCCTCATCATGGGCGTCGCCAACAACCGCTCTATTGCGTGGGGCATCGCATCAGCCATGCACAAGGCGGGCGCGGAACTGGCGTTTTCCTATCAAGGCGAAAGCCTGTTGAAACGCGTCGGGCCACTTGCGGAATCGGTCGGGTCAGACACGCTGGTTGAGGCCGATGTGATGGACGATGCATCACTAGATCGTTGTTTTGCAACCCTGAAAGAAAAGTGGGGCAAGATCGATTTTCTGGTCCACGCCATCGCTTATTCTGACAAAAACGAACTCACGGGCCGCGTGTCTGACACCAGTCGCGCGAACTTTAACACAACCATGGCGATCAGCTGTTTCAGCTTCATCGACGTGGCGCGGCGTGCTGCGGAAATCATGCCAGACGGCGGCACATTGCTGACACTGACCTACCAAGGCAGTCATGGCGTTACACCCAATTATAACGTCATGGGTGTCGCCAAGGCCGCGTTGGAATCAGCAACAATGTACCTCGCAGCCGACCTTGGCCCGCAACAAATCCGCGTCAATGCGATCAGTCCCGGTCCGATGAAAACCCTTGCGGGTGCCGCCATCGCAGGGGCACGGCGCACGTTCCGATACGCCGAACAAAACTCCCCCCTGCGCCACAACGCGACGCTTGATGCCGTCGGTGGCACAGCTGTCTATCTGGCGTCTGATGCGGGGGCTTGCACGACAGGCGAAATCATCCACGTGGATTCCGGACTGCACACGATCATGATGCCACCGCTTGAAAACCTTGGTTGA
- a CDS encoding site-2 protease family protein, giving the protein MTPTVLLLCALIACLATAYTLRGGLTFANKLTVLGMDPKGIGISILSVAAAVWLLGATFGLALIAVLVIHEFGHVAAFRVAGHSDARFRLVPLLGGYAISNHPIKTQEEQVFISLMGPAIGIAPMLLAYGLTPFAAQYYPAAISPLLTFASICGALNFFNLLPIWPLDGGKLTASITAVFHDRAPFYIFVASTALVGLVAVLSQRLFLLFIVVLGVQHLMQTGGSDGRAPHAQMSKNHAILCLGAWLFTAATLFMGGVATILRFV; this is encoded by the coding sequence GTGACACCCACTGTCCTGCTTTTGTGCGCGCTCATTGCCTGCCTCGCCACTGCTTATACATTGCGGGGCGGGCTGACGTTTGCGAACAAATTGACCGTGCTGGGGATGGACCCCAAAGGCATCGGCATCTCGATCCTGTCTGTTGCTGCGGCGGTCTGGTTGCTTGGCGCCACCTTCGGGCTGGCCTTGATCGCCGTTCTCGTGATCCATGAATTCGGCCACGTCGCCGCGTTTCGCGTGGCGGGGCATTCGGACGCGCGGTTCCGTTTGGTGCCATTGCTGGGCGGTTACGCAATTTCCAACCACCCAATCAAAACCCAAGAAGAACAGGTCTTCATCTCCCTGATGGGTCCGGCCATCGGCATCGCGCCGATGCTGCTTGCCTACGGCCTCACGCCCTTTGCCGCGCAGTATTACCCTGCGGCAATCTCTCCACTGTTGACCTTCGCCAGCATCTGCGGCGCGTTAAATTTCTTTAACCTGCTGCCGATCTGGCCACTGGATGGCGGCAAACTTACCGCATCGATCACGGCGGTGTTTCACGACCGCGCACCGTTCTACATATTTGTTGCGTCAACCGCGCTGGTTGGGCTGGTGGCGGTGCTGTCACAACGCCTCTTTTTGCTCTTTATCGTGGTCTTGGGCGTGCAACACCTGATGCAAACCGGCGGCAGCGATGGCCGCGCACCCCACGCCCAAATGTCCAAAAACCACGCCATCTTGTGCCTTGGCGCATGGCTGTTCACCGCAGCAACCCTGTTTATGGGCGGCGTGGCAACAATTCTGCGATTTGTTTGA
- a CDS encoding ISL3 family transposase: protein MTIDISQHILRLKGQRVNEIELAEDCAKVIVQCSRDARRSAIDPATGKKGSINQHIRRQVNDIPFFGYPCVIEIELAQVFISKGERRIEACPFVDKGCRFTHRFCHLISGLCRHLSILAVSRHLGIRWETVKNIDKAYLMETLPALDPAQLAGLEYIGVDEVARAKGHDYMTVVYDMVGGHLIWVEAGRTAEVFSRFLKQLRPDTAHKIKAVSMDMGPAYQKAVRESLPMADIVFDRFHVMKNYSKAIHNQRRLEFRKADPSGKELMKGTHYLLLKNADKLNEKQSNKLQTLLESNSNLNTLYVLKEQLQALWSAPSFEGMSEQLENWCLIADQSHMLYLKKFAKSLRKHCVGICNYAKHKLTSARIEAGNVSIGMIRKRARGIRDTEYFKLKIRQSSIPDNQSMFYLKS, encoded by the coding sequence ATGACCATCGACATCTCGCAACATATTTTACGCCTGAAGGGGCAACGTGTAAATGAAATTGAGCTGGCTGAAGACTGTGCGAAGGTTATTGTTCAGTGCAGTCGGGATGCCCGCAGGAGCGCTATAGACCCTGCAACCGGCAAGAAGGGTAGCATCAACCAACATATTCGCCGACAAGTAAACGACATCCCGTTTTTTGGGTATCCTTGTGTGATTGAGATTGAGCTAGCGCAGGTTTTTATTAGCAAGGGTGAGCGCCGCATTGAGGCGTGTCCTTTTGTTGATAAAGGGTGCCGTTTCACCCATCGATTTTGCCATCTTATCAGTGGATTGTGCCGTCATTTATCCATTCTGGCTGTCTCCAGGCATTTAGGTATACGATGGGAGACGGTAAAGAATATCGACAAGGCATACCTGATGGAAACGCTCCCTGCGCTTGATCCCGCACAGCTTGCTGGCTTGGAATACATTGGTGTCGATGAAGTGGCCCGGGCGAAAGGTCATGACTATATGACGGTGGTCTACGATATGGTCGGAGGGCATCTGATCTGGGTGGAAGCCGGTCGAACTGCCGAAGTTTTTTCAAGGTTTTTGAAACAGCTGCGGCCAGATACAGCCCATAAAATAAAGGCCGTGTCGATGGATATGGGGCCTGCCTACCAAAAGGCTGTCAGGGAGTCCTTGCCGATGGCCGACATCGTATTTGACCGTTTCCACGTCATGAAAAACTACAGCAAGGCTATCCATAATCAGCGTCGCCTTGAGTTCAGGAAGGCCGATCCAAGTGGTAAAGAGTTGATGAAGGGCACGCATTATCTGTTGCTCAAAAATGCGGATAAGTTGAATGAAAAACAAAGTAACAAGCTGCAAACGTTGCTGGAGAGCAATAGCAACCTGAATACGCTTTACGTCTTAAAAGAACAGCTTCAGGCTCTGTGGAGCGCCCCATCATTTGAGGGGATGTCAGAGCAACTGGAAAATTGGTGCCTGATCGCAGATCAGTCACACATGCTCTATCTGAAAAAGTTCGCAAAATCCCTAAGAAAACATTGTGTGGGCATATGCAACTACGCGAAACACAAGCTGACAAGCGCCAGGATAGAGGCTGGTAATGTCAGTATAGGAATGATCCGCAAACGAGCCAGGGGCATCAGGGATACCGAATACTTCAAACTCAAAATTAGACAATCATCCATCCCAGATAATCAATCTATGTTCTATTTGAAATCCTAG
- a CDS encoding sodium:calcium antiporter, with protein MTALVWPIHVAGSALRRDTTIMILSALALVPLFAMGEIGRVAGLTLVAGLIAYLVWTFLKPRQEASDDEAEAEAAATPIMNALLWVTLGLVGLLFGARFLVDGAVSVAQDFGVSEAFIGLTIVAIGTSLLELATSLIAAFRHQSDIAIGNIVGSNIFNVLGILGVTSIVAPIPVAPRFLTFDLPIMIVVSIVLTGLLLLHQKIGRRTGAVMLLAYCAYLLTAH; from the coding sequence TTGACGGCTCTGGTATGGCCGATCCATGTCGCCGGCTCCGCGTTGCGGCGTGACACAACAATCATGATCTTGTCAGCGCTGGCACTGGTTCCACTTTTTGCGATGGGCGAAATTGGCCGTGTGGCAGGCCTCACATTGGTCGCGGGGCTGATTGCCTATCTGGTTTGGACGTTTCTGAAGCCACGACAAGAAGCCTCTGACGATGAAGCCGAAGCCGAAGCCGCGGCAACGCCGATCATGAATGCGCTGCTATGGGTCACACTCGGCCTCGTTGGGCTGTTGTTCGGCGCACGGTTCTTGGTCGATGGCGCTGTATCGGTTGCACAAGATTTTGGCGTGTCTGAGGCCTTCATCGGCCTCACCATCGTCGCCATCGGAACATCTCTTCTTGAACTTGCGACCTCACTGATCGCAGCGTTTCGCCACCAGTCAGATATCGCAATTGGCAATATCGTCGGATCCAACATTTTCAATGTTCTGGGTATTCTTGGTGTGACATCAATTGTTGCACCGATCCCAGTTGCGCCGCGTTTCCTGACATTTGATCTGCCAATCATGATTGTCGTATCTATTGTTTTGACCGGTTTGTTGCTGCTGCACCAAAAAATTGGTCGAAGAACTGGTGCGGTGATGTTGCTGGCCTATTGCGCCTACCTGTTAACCGCACATTAA
- a CDS encoding FKBP-type peptidyl-prolyl cis-trans isomerase, translating to MSEVKAGDTVAIHYTGTLTDGTTFDSSDGRDPLEFEVGSGQIIPGLDKAIPGMVVGDKKVVEIPCDEAYGAINPENRQSVPHEQIPDDIPLELGLTLQMQSPDGQNVIPVTVVEISDTEVTMDANHALAGKDLNFAIEVVSVKVA from the coding sequence ATGAGCGAAGTTAAAGCAGGCGACACAGTTGCCATTCATTACACGGGTACACTGACAGACGGCACGACGTTCGATTCCAGCGACGGCCGCGATCCATTGGAATTTGAAGTCGGGTCCGGGCAGATCATTCCGGGGCTGGATAAGGCTATTCCGGGCATGGTTGTTGGCGACAAGAAGGTCGTCGAAATTCCATGTGACGAAGCCTACGGCGCGATCAACCCCGAAAACCGCCAGTCCGTTCCACATGAGCAGATCCCTGACGATATCCCGTTGGAGCTTGGCCTGACGTTGCAGATGCAATCGCCGGATGGCCAAAACGTGATCCCAGTGACTGTGGTTGAGATCAGCGATACCGAAGTGACGATGGATGCCAACCACGCGCTGGCAGGCAAAGATTTGAACTTCGCGATTGAGGTTGTTTCGGTCAAAGTAGCGTAA